A stretch of DNA from Channa argus isolate prfri chromosome 7, Channa argus male v1.0, whole genome shotgun sequence:
TTGTGTCCTGTTGTACATTAGATTAGGACATTTCCCCTGGAGGTTTCCCATGCTGCATTTATTGTAGCCACCTTAACGTATCTACACGAAGGGAGAGCATGGCCCCACTCTACTTCACCTTAGTTCTTGTTTGCTGCAGTCGCACATGGCCTTGCCAGGAAGAAAGCGACCGAGGTGGGACAGGCACTTTCTGTGTTGTACGGAAATGAATGGCTGAGTTGGGAGTGGAGTGTTGCAATAAGATTGCTGAAGGAACAGGAGAGAGACATTCATTTCACAGGTGCAGAGTGAAGTCAGTGCTGATAAGCATCTCATGCCTGGATGTTTGGGTCACGTCTGCTCCCTAAGTGTCAAGGGTGCGTTTTTTCTGAGCTTTGTGTGCATACAAGAAGTACATAGTGTGCCCAGTGGTAATGAATATTACAGAAATGATTACTAGGATGCCAAAGTGCTGTGGCTGTGGAGCAGAGATCACCATGACGAAGTGAAGCAGGTCCATCAGGTAATTCATAGAGCTCTGCACGCCATTTACTACACCTCTCTCTGACTCACAGATGTTCTCCTGCAGAAGTTGGGTCACTGTCAGATCGAAGGACCAGAGCCCTAAAATACAGATGTCACATGGGGTTTAAGAGTTGGCTGGTCATGAAATTATCTGTTAGTCTGATTAGTTGGTTTgttatgcaaataaataaaattgatgcAAAAGTATTTGGAGTGGTTTTAATAGGCAGATACTGACcttcatgtgtttattaaaaaaaaggaatttttaaaaactactaCATACTAGTGGCTATTTTATGCACTGGTCTAGATATTGTACACTGATATAAAAATGCATTGTATGTCAGTATAGTGTACTGTAatcttcacatttttgtgtCCTTTAAAACAAGTCGGGGTTCACTGTCTCTCTACTTACCTATGCGTGCTGTGATGACTCCCAAGAACAGCAGGATAATGGATATGTAAGATTCTGGTGCTGTGCCAGAGGGCGCATTGTCAAAAAGCACAGTGTTGTTGGTCCAGTGAATGGAGGAACGGTCGGGTAGCAGTGGCTGATTGCTGCCTCCCCTCAGAGAAttggtgtgtttttgccttTGGCTTGCCATCCCTCCAAAGTCAATAGATGAGTTGAAGGTAATATAGGGCATCAGCAAACTAAGATCCATTGGGCTGCCAGGGGCAAacacagagcacacacacagcagcaagcAGCCCAGATGGAGGCAGCTTGAGATGATGCCTGTATTAACCAGGCCATAGGTTTTTCTGAGCCTTGTGAACATTACAGTGCCCATAAGCCCTGTGATGGCTGATACACCCATCAGCAGACTAAGGAGCGAGCCACTTATTCCCTGAGTGTATGCATAACCAGTGGTGATGCAGTCAAAGCCCAGAACTGTTGTGTAAAGAAAAGCCAGACCCATTCCTGCTAGGAAGACAGGCTGGCGATAGTAGGCCCTCCAGCCATCCTTACAGGTGCTCACCAGACAGCGAAACCTCTGGAAACACAGTGGCAGGTTGGCCATTTCTTTAAGGTGCAGGCTGGTGTTGCAGTTTCCTTCTGTCAGAGGTTGAGGTTGGGCAACATTATCTTCCCCTGATGAAGACAAATTTCATCCATTACTTTACTCCATTAGTTGTAACAGTATCATAAGCCTAGGTATTGTGGAGAATGGAAATCCTCTTACTCTGATCTCACTatatcagcacacacacatatgtacctGTATGTATAatatacttattattattataactttattacaattttaacaagtctacatttttaaatctacaaGCATATGTTAGACTTTTGACGCCATTgctataatgtacatttactgtacattttattgcaatttaTTGGTAAAATCTTGAGATACTGAGGAAATGAcacagcattaaaaatgttctatCCATACCTTGTGAGCTTCTCCTCTCGATcctctgcagatacacctgatCCACCTCCATCGCTGGCGGTTTGACTGAAAGAGCAGGGACAATGCGATACACCCGTGACAAGAAGAAGAACTCCACGATGAGAGACACAAGGTTCCAGCCCAGGATAAAGCCGCAGCCAACCACGTTGGAAGCCAAGGTCATGACCTGTCCCACTGCGAGTGGGGCCAGGATGTTAGTCACCTGATCTATACGCCTCATGGTTGCATTCATTCCTTTTGTGAGGATCAGAGACATAGAGGTTTATGAGCTTCCACTAGTGGACTTTAAGCAAGTCCAGAAATGGACGTGCGATTCTCTGCAATTCcagtatttattttgtacagGCACCGATGCAAACCAACATATGTATTAACAGAGTGAATCTCCTCACCAGCTAGGTGACCTCGGTTGTAGCCAGTGATAACCACAATCCAGTCCCTCTGAATGGCAATGGTTAGTGCTGTGCTTGCAAGGTTTGCCACATCTGCCAGGATGATCACCACCGTATAACAAACCACCTTGTGTAAGTTTTGCGATGCAACATGTTACTACGACAGCACAGAGTAGCCACAAACTCAGAAGCAGAGACAACAGGGACACAGGACAGAGggaacaacagcagcaataaCTCATCTGTGTAACAGTCATGGTAATTATCCTGTTTGCAGACCACAAAATTATCCAGTTatgtaatataattattattcatatatGTATTCAATATGTTGTCTACTCACAGTAAGCCATCCATCCCAGATCTGTTCGATCCTTTGCTTATATGAGAACACCAACATAAGTACAATGCTACATACTGTCACTGAGATGTTCTGAATGAAAAGAGACGCATGTGCAACTAAAATAGAgaacaaaaaatatgatttagaCTTTTACAACACAGAAATTATGTTAAAAACCCATCTGTCTATGCTATTCTTGAAATGTTTGAGCAAGTGACTGTGAGCCTTGTGCCTTGAGGCTTGGTAGTGTTGACCCTAGCAATCAAATCAGGGACTGATTTACACTCAAGACATCAGGTGAACGCTACCACTCGTTGGTATAGGAAACCAGCGAACTTGTAAGCCAGAGATTGAAATCCACTGATTTACACTCCTGCTCTGATATACTGCACAATTTTTAAAGGGGTGTGAAATTGTTGTTCACCTTTATTCCTGGGATTGCGATCAACCCAGTCTCCAATCAAAGCCCCTAAGAGGAGCACTGACCCAGCCACCACCAATCCAAACACTGCAGTCAGCAACAGGTTGCGGCCATAAAGCTCAATCAGGAACACGGAGATCGCAAAGTGCCACATGCGGTCGccctatttattttaacatgaaaGGCCGTCATTATGTGTCGTCTTGCAAGATGCTGATTAGATGTTGTCACATTCCTTACAGTAAATAAAccaccttggagttattttcttttttggtgtcTAAGCTAATGCTCCAGGAATCAAGTTTCTTCAGGAACTCATTCTTACCCACATTGACAATGCTCCACTGACATAGATGAGAAACTTGGGACCCTTGAAGTAGATAAGAGCTGAACCTTACAAGGAAATGCATGAGAATCAAATAAGcacacatttactttaaacACATGGCACAAGGTCTGGTTGGATTTAAAAGTGAGTTCACCTGGTATACTCCTAGCTTTTTTAGTTCTCGCATTCCTAATGTCATCAGACTCAAATTCGACCACAACCCCCCCACACTGGGAGGCATCTGCTTGCTGGGACATTGCCTAGAGTAGGACTGAAGgccaaaaaaatgtttgagcttGTTGCATTTCTGTTCCATTGTCAATAGTACAGTGTTTTATTACTGTAGGCAACAATGCTCACTTACTTAGATTAGAAGACAATATCGTTTAGATCGTTCTagtaaaattactttgttgGATGATGACTACAAGAATTTTTCGATAACATCCATTGTCAGTTATTTATTAATCTAGTAGTAAGCAGTCAGAGTAGTAACTAATTAAATATGTCAATACTTTGCCAGGAATATGATTCAACAAAAGTTCTAACACTTTGGACTTAATGTTGTTTAGTATGTTGTTCACCTCAGTCACAACATATTTGATCAAATATAGAAAAGACTTAAATAATGGCTGATGTTACTTAATAAGTCAGATTGtcaagcagaaaaaataaagccagctatttcaaacatatttcattGGGTATAAATGTCACAAAAGTAGCATTATCATGACATCTTGCATATATCTatagatgtttttaaattgacattaaTTAAAGCACTCATACAAGCACTCTTACAAGTAAGTCAGTGCAGAGTCAATAGTCACCTTTGTTCTGATGTTACACTCAGTTCTTGCTGTTGTTCCTCAATGATGTATCATGTGCCATGTAACCTACATCAGGATGCTAGTTATTCCTGACAGCTGGAATTCAAGCTGTAGTAGGTTGAAAGGCTTAATAACATCACTGTGTTCAAGTGCACCATTGTATGAAAGTGCCAGAAAAGCAGAACAGGCAGAGGGACAACAAAGGCAGCCAGCATATTCCAAAGCACGTGACACTAGGGGGACAATATCACTGTCCACTCACACCACAAAaagtacacacatgcacacacgtacGCATGGTCAGAGAGCACATGCATGCACCCTCTCACGCACAAGGCACAGTCATAGTACTCTCATACATCCACAAGGGTTGTTGACgtgcaaaagaaaaattacatattggatcatgcaacacaacatcatcatcaacagTTTGGGCCacaaaaaagcaattttttgGCAGCTGACAATGTGAATTAAAGATTATTCATACTATTAATACATTAATTGGACGTgaattcaatataaaaacacactgtcactAAAAATGCtggtaaacaaacattttgtgcagaaaaaatatttcagtcaaCAATAAGGGAGACATTGTTCAaggtttctttctttattcaaATATTGACACAGAACAGATGTTCAGCTTCAGTGGTTGCATTTCCTTCACCAGTATAAATACACTAGTTTATATTCAGACAAACGTGAACTAATTTAGCAAAAATTACTGCTGGTAATTATACTACTACTCATAATGTCATTTATACTATAACTCAGTTCGAAATGTAGCCTTTTGCCATATGATAAAAAATCTTGACACATGACCCTGCACCAATCAGATAAAATAGATTtgattaattctttttttttttcatttacaattcTCCATATCAGAACTATTTTGCATATGGATTTTGGTGGTGCTGGTTTATGATGTACTTCTTCAGGAAGCCCACAAATTTGGAGACAGCCACAAGAGGTATGGAGATAACAGGAAGAACGGATAAGAACACACAGATGACAAAGACCCCTTCAGAATAGTGCTGGACATCAGCAAGCGGGAAGTTCACCTGTGGGTGTAATATTTGTGTATTCAGTTTTTGCCACTTTAAACTAATTCCACACAGTCATAATGTAGAGTCCTAAGCGTTTCTTACGTTATTTGGGTTCCAGGCTTTATATGTTGGCCATTTTTTAACTTCGATCACAACATATGCCACAAACACCACCAAGAGCATGAAAGGGCTAATGAAGCGCCAGGTGACCTGCCAATACATGTTTGGTCTCCGACCTGTCATATATTCAATGTCATCATTAAACCTGTGGGCAAATAGAAACTCTTTAAGTTATTCACATGCCTTGTAATATTGCACACATGACAATGACATACATTACAATAGGACCTTTTTATTCCATAGATGTACACCACACTGACGATCTCAAAGAATGCTATGATAAGCAGAGGCATGGATCCCACATAGCTGTTGAAAATCTCCAGCCAATAATTTCCAGAGCCCAAAGTAAAGATGAGGCCCACAGTAAAAGAGGTGAGACAGATTAATccttggagaaaaaaagaaaaaaatagcaaatattattttatttcctttgtatGATAATTAGCATGCCTAATTCACAACAGGTTGACCTGTATATACAATCTAAATATTTGAAATCCTATGTACTGTATGCCTGAAAGAATAGTGTGCTGCTCTGATACATCCTGGTAGCCTATCAGAATTGTGGCTTAGCAAACATTCTACTTTGATATTTTGGTTTACCAGTGAAAATTTCCTTAGGAATCCATGGTGGAACCATGTGCAAGTCCAGCAGAGGAGTAAGGACCCCCTCCAGACTCCCAAACATGGAGGACAGGCCCAGGCTGAATAGCATTACAAAGAATAGCACTGCCCACACCTGAGAGCCGGGCATTTTTATTACTGCCTCCGTAAACACAATGAAGGCCAGCCCGGTTCCAGAGGCGCTCTACAGGTGCGATATGATACAAGATCTTGTACACATCaaaaaattctatttaaaaaatacaaatattttgaaaGTAAAGTATGTTTTATACATACCTCATCCAGAAAGATCTGTAGATCACAAGTTTTCAGATTAAGGCTTTCAACCTCTGAGGGATCAGTTGTATTGAGATATTTAAACCAGTCATCATAATTTTCAAGAGTTATGTTTTCATCCCCAATGTTAAATGCATTTGTCAATCTTAGTATGTTCctaaaaacaagaaatttaACATCAGATACTGCCAATACTTCAATGACTATACTGACTACAACTGCTTGTAGATCCTATTTTATATATAGTGTATTCACAGCACTCACAGTGCTTTGGAGTCTGAATGTAATTAAGTAATTGTCAGttgcacatttattattaatgctgTATAATTATTCAGCTGAATGGACTGCACTCCGCATACCATAAACAGTACATACCAATTTCTGCAGTCATTGtagttttcatttgctttaaatCCAAGAATTGCAAAAATAGGAATTGATGCATATATAGATGTAAAACTGTTCACACATCCTACAATTAGAGCATCTTTCTCACAATTAttcctgcaaaaaacaaaacaaagaaaaaaaactattttagtttttcttttagtttttttatttgtataaaataaattgtatctATTGAAGTAAAACCAGTTACAAAGATTCTTACTTATCAGAATTGTAACTGGAAAAAGCAATAAGTCCTCCAAAGgccagagacaaagagaaaaagatctGAGTGGCCGCGTCTAACCAGACCATAGGATTTTTCAAGGTTTCCCACTAATGAACATATACATATTACTTACATATCAATATTTTTACTTATAGTGCatgataaaataattacaataagaAAGGAATAGCAAACGTACATTTGGAGTGAAAAGATACATTAATCCATCAGCTGCTCCAGACAGAGTCAAGGCTCTGACTAAGAAAATGGTCAAAACCAGATATGGAAAGGTGACTGTAATATAAATAGCCTGTTggataaagtttatttttattattaaatgtttaatatacacTGAAAGTCAATTTCAGAATattctttaatttaaacaaatctaCTGTACATTAAGGTGCAATTCTTTCCTTCCTGCCTGCTGTATTTCTGCTTGCCCATTGAACGATTAGGGTCcatccatgttttatttttaattttttaaagctCCGGTTACTGAGGAAAGCCATTGTTCTTGTGATGGTACCAACAATTGCTGTTGTCTGGgctacaaatatatatatatatatatatacatatatatatatatatatatatatatacatatatatatatacatatatatacatatatatacatatatatacatatatatatatatatatatatatatatatatatatatatatatatatatatatatatatatatatacatatacatatatatatatatatatatgtgtatatatatatatatatatatatatatatatatatatatatatatatatatatatatatatatatatagcaatCCATGAATCATATAAATTACCTTTCCAATAGTTTCAATTCCACGTATGAAGCAGATGTATATGAGGCACCAAGCAGTTGCTAGACAAAGCACAAGCCACCACTGTAAGGACCCACTTGTCTTGATGTTTGGTGTTATGTTCAGTGTTTCACGATACCAAAAATAGTTCACTGGTGAGCTCTTTTCACATTCAGTTACATAGCCTGTATCATAGAGATTAGTCGTTTATTGACAAATTACTGGgactgtgtctttttctttattattacaatatggtggttatttgttttaaataaactatgACATAAAAGCTACCAGTATGATTCAGGTTTAATGGGCAGTCCCTCCAGGGCAGTGGACTTTGAAAAGAATGGAAGAAGTACCAGAGGATCCAAGCCAAGATCATATTGTAGAACAAACCAACTAGGAAGGACACTATTAAGGAAGCCACACCTGTAGATACATTATTAGACATTATTCAAATGATATTTATACAATTTTATAAAACTTGAtgttgtacagtacattttgcTTCTTTGGTATTTTGCTTTGAACATACCAAACCTTCTCACCTAAACCTCCTAGATATGGAGAGATTGAGCTCCACACTCCAATACTCCCCGAACGCAGTCGTTGTCCAATGGCCAGTTCCATGTGCAGCAGAGGAAGTCCCTCAAACACCAAGGCAATCACATAAGGTATCAGGAAtgctccttaaaaaaaacaacattaagtTTTTAAGTGTTAACAACAGTCATACCAACACAATATGCGTGACCTTTTCAGtaagaaaggaagaaataaaaataaatagtagCACTGTTGGTTTCTGCCTACTGGACATTTTAATATCAACAGTGAACTttatcacactcacacacgctaAGCAGTAACACCAAATTATTGTGtaactattttattttgcacaccaccatatGGAGAACTCTTAACTTtcctgtgttttaaatatttataaaatattaattcagTTTAGTAGTGAGTAATGCAAGAAGAAATATGCTTTCTTAAAAATCATTCCACAAGCATAAAGAAAATGGAAGCACGAAATAAATGCATTGCAGTCACATAATGACCTAAACAtacaaatgtaactttttttttgactaGAAATATGCTTAAAACATGTTCTTGTAGTAGAGAGGTGGTGCCAAAGCCTCCTGTCACCAAGACACATTGATTGCCAAATGATTTTGTGAAATGGTGGCCTTTCTAAGCAACACTGTAATATCAATCATTTCTTAGTGATAAGTATGTTTTTGGAGCTTTCTTACTTGTTGTAAATTTCATAACACCGGTGACGTCCAATAACTTAATTCCCGTGGTAAGACATGTTTCTAGCTTAACTTTAACTGGAAAATAAACATGCCTGTTAATTGAATTTCCATCAATATGCACTTAATAATGTATAAAGACTAAttaaaagtatgtttttcttttttttaatgtttgaagcCAATCACCTTCAAAAAAGTCGAAATCACAAACTTAAACATTTGTAAAGGTATTCAGACCCTTAGTTTAGTAgtttgtaaaaaacattttagcagcGGTCATAGCACTGAGTACTGTATATGTCTCACAGACTTTCACACCCATATCAGTTCAGTTTATTCCATTCTGCCTTACAGTGTCttggctgttttcttttggtcATAATGCTGAAATGTGAcctttgtcctccatgacactattaaaaccaccagtgtTAATATTGAATGGATGATCGGTgtagtttaaaaagaaaacctgtcCAAGGCAACTTAATGTTCCACAGCTGCACCTCCAGTCATGCacatctgtaaaataaatgagatgCACCTGACCACAATTTGCAGTACCATTGCAAAGGGTATATAttcttttgtaaatgtaaagtcagtttagtttttgattgaaacttttacattattaaatgtAGACTGAAGGtcaaaaatgtcagttttatctACTAACAAATTCATAACACAGAAAAGTGAAGCTAAGACACCATATGCGGATATAATCTATAAATCTGACTAGATTTTGGCTCCTAAGTAGTTGATTGAGGTGCACAGTGAGAaacaattaaaagtaaattatatttttaaataaaattctaaGTTCAtcaaatgtgtgtatatttttttaattattagtcATTAGCATAAAATGTCCAATGTGTATTtgggaaaatatgtttttaacagCATGAAACTCAGGATATAATTTCTCACTCATCCCACCTATGATAAATTTAAGACTAAAGAGAAAATTGGatttaagaaaacaacaacaacactatgTTTAGTTTAGGTTCCAGAATTGTTTCTGGTTGTTTTGTAAAGTGGAAGAttgaatgtaaatttttttttccaatccaAAATTGAGCCgttttatatataaatttcagctttaaaaacataCCATCCAGTGGTCTTACCTCCGCCATAGATTTGACACAAATATGGAAATCTCCACACATTACCAAGTCCAACAGCAAAACCTATGCAGGTTAGCAAATATTGAATTTTATTGTCCCATTCTGGTCTTTCTTTGATCCTATGTTGCTCAACAATTCCAGCGTCTTCGTCCATCATTTCTTTATCCCTTGTCTTTTTGGAATAATATGTTTGGCTGACTTGGGAACCTGGTGACTTCTTAATAGCAGGAGACTGGGAGTGACTTTAGCTGCCTGTTGTTTTCCTTGTGAGCTCTGAAGCTGTGGGAACAATGTGTCTTGTTGGTTTAGTGGTCTTGTGTAAAGTGGCATGATATGATGTTGATAACAAAGGCACCATAAATAAAGAAGCCAGGGAGCAAAACTGTGATAGTACAcgtgtttttcatttgttacatGATACAGTTTACATTTCTGTTCTTTGCACACAGTCTGAGTTAGTCAACAGTACAACACTTACCctagaaaaaaaagtgtagtgTGTATGATAATTTTCagtaaaaccatttttaatAGCAAATTTCTATTTTGTAATATCCATATTACAGGCATATTGCGCATACtaaaacaaagtattaaatTTAATACTAGAAACCTGatttcattaatatttaattccCCTCTCAAATGCACCACATAGTAACACATGACAATAGTGACCCCAGCTGGACAGACAggtgtagttttattttacgGCTTCATCTAGCAGAGACTTTTGTTTCAGAAACACTATGACTCATATTTTAGAATTCCATCATTATTGAAAGCCTCTTGATTAGGAATGGAACGTTTTACCAAAAACTGTTAGGCTGAGGATTTTCTGAGCTCGTTGCTCATTTGAATTTGGTCAGAAATATTGTAAAGATGTAACTTTGAAATCATCtttgttttcatacatttcCAGATAGCAATGACAGGTACAGCC
This window harbors:
- the si:ch211-254p10.2 gene encoding ferroportin yields the protein MSQQADASQCGGVVVEFESDDIRNARTKKARSIPGSALIYFKGPKFLIYVSGALSMWGDRMWHFAISVFLIELYGRNLLLTAVFGLVVAGSVLLLGALIGDWVDRNPRNKVAHASLFIQNISVTVCSIVLMLVFSYKQRIEQIWDGWLTVVCYTVVIILADVANLASTALTIAIQRDWIVVITGYNRGHLAGMNATMRRIDQVTNILAPLAVGQVMTLASNVVGCGFILGWNLVSLIVEFFFLSRVYRIVPALSVKPPAMEVDQVYLQRIERRSSQGEDNVAQPQPLTEGNCNTSLHLKEMANLPLCFQRFRCLVSTCKDGWRAYYRQPVFLAGMGLAFLYTTVLGFDCITTGYAYTQGISGSLLSLLMGVSAITGLMGTVMFTRLRKTYGLVNTGIISSCLHLGCLLLCVCSVFAPGSPMDLSLLMPYITFNSSIDFGGMASQRQKHTNSLRGGSNQPLLPDRSSIHWTNNTVLFDNAPSGTAPESYISIILLFLGVITARIGLWSFDLTVTQLLQENICESERGVVNGVQSSMNYLMDLLHFVMVISAPQPQHFGILVIISVIFITTGHTMYFLYAHKAQKKRTLDT
- the LOC137130048 gene encoding sodium-dependent neutral amino acid transporter B(0)AT3-like isoform X2; translation: MMDEDAGIVEQHRIKERPEWDNKIQYLLTCIGFAVGLGNVWRFPYLCQIYGGGAFLIPYVIALVFEGLPLLHMELAIGQRLRSGSIGVWSSISPYLGGLGVASLIVSFLVGLFYNMILAWILWYFFHSFQSPLPWRDCPLNLNHTGYVTECEKSSPVNYFWYRETLNITPNIKTSGSLQWWLVLCLATAWCLIYICFIRGIETIGKWETLKNPMVWLDAATQIFFSLSLAFGGLIAFSSYNSDKNNCEKDALIVGCVNSFTSIYASIPIFAILGFKANENYNDCRNWNILRLTNAFNIGDENITLENYDDWFKYLNTTDPSEVESLNLKTCDLQIFLDESASGTGLAFIVFTEAVIKMPGSQVWAVLFFVMLFSLGLSSMFGSLEGVLTPLLDLHMVPPWIPKEIFTGLICLTSFTVGLIFTLGSGNYWLEIFNSYVGSMPLLIIAFFEIVSVVYIYGIKRFNDDIEYMTGRRPNMYWQVTWRFISPFMLLVVFVAYVVIEVKKWPTYKAWNPNNVNFPLADVQHYSEGVFVICVFLSVLPVISIPLVAVSKFVGFLKKYIINQHHQNPYAK
- the LOC137130048 gene encoding sodium-dependent neutral amino acid transporter B(0)AT3-like isoform X1, which produces MMDEDAGIVEQHRIKERPEWDNKIQYLLTCIGFAVGLGNVWRFPYLCQIYGGGAFLIPYVIALVFEGLPLLHMELAIGQRLRSGSIGVWSSISPYLGGLGVASLIVSFLVGLFYNMILAWILWYFFHSFQSPLPWRDCPLNLNHTGYVTECEKSSPVNYFWYRETLNITPNIKTSGSLQWWLVLCLATAWCLIYICFIRGIETIGKAIYITVTFPYLVLTIFLVRALTLSGAADGLMYLFTPNWETLKNPMVWLDAATQIFFSLSLAFGGLIAFSSYNSDKNNCEKDALIVGCVNSFTSIYASIPIFAILGFKANENYNDCRNWNILRLTNAFNIGDENITLENYDDWFKYLNTTDPSEVESLNLKTCDLQIFLDESASGTGLAFIVFTEAVIKMPGSQVWAVLFFVMLFSLGLSSMFGSLEGVLTPLLDLHMVPPWIPKEIFTGLICLTSFTVGLIFTLGSGNYWLEIFNSYVGSMPLLIIAFFEIVSVVYIYGIKRFNDDIEYMTGRRPNMYWQVTWRFISPFMLLVVFVAYVVIEVKKWPTYKAWNPNNVNFPLADVQHYSEGVFVICVFLSVLPVISIPLVAVSKFVGFLKKYIINQHHQNPYAK